In Legionella sp. PATHC035, a genomic segment contains:
- a CDS encoding GTPase domain-containing protein → MTVEVVVFGVKNSGQTTLCQLLTGKAVDVSSKSTSNYDVFRSQKWDIWNTKNLSQRGRINSQLISNAQIALFCVDVSENYVVQEIKEKIVQFRAHNPNAPLILVGTKQDKCVNDQRLNAIFQQINSELPENTKGFAESIFFSAQDNGESLVNLSQRMKALGPGASYPLQRARNKLDPSSLLYQAIDNFITAAEKFNLSDEQFMQLGVQIDLLLIYLRTNRTDKEELITMSIEECKRILNDQPVTLKDAFAGIVTAVITSLLVFTIGFAIGCASSAWTGPFALLAGIATGSTAELLFISGGCGVTVGALTCFGFFKTSSIGSAEIERIESAARAEQNLLAV, encoded by the coding sequence ATGACTGTTGAGGTAGTTGTTTTTGGTGTTAAGAACTCAGGTCAAACTACACTTTGCCAATTGCTAACGGGTAAGGCTGTTGACGTATCGTCGAAATCAACCTCTAATTATGATGTGTTCCGATCACAAAAATGGGATATATGGAACACTAAAAATCTGTCACAAAGGGGAAGAATCAATTCTCAGCTGATATCCAATGCACAAATAGCACTCTTTTGTGTTGATGTATCCGAAAACTATGTTGTCCAAGAGATAAAAGAAAAAATTGTTCAATTTAGAGCACACAATCCAAATGCTCCCCTCATTTTAGTGGGTACAAAACAGGATAAATGTGTTAACGACCAACGTCTCAACGCTATATTTCAACAAATAAACTCCGAACTTCCTGAAAACACAAAAGGTTTTGCAGAATCTATTTTCTTTTCAGCTCAAGATAATGGGGAAAGTTTAGTCAATCTTTCACAACGCATGAAGGCCCTGGGCCCAGGTGCCTCTTATCCGTTACAACGAGCCAGGAATAAATTAGATCCCAGCTCGCTTCTCTATCAAGCCATAGATAATTTTATTACTGCCGCCGAAAAATTTAATTTATCGGATGAGCAATTTATGCAACTTGGAGTGCAAATAGACCTCTTGCTTATTTATCTGCGGACTAATCGTACAGATAAAGAGGAGCTTATCACGATGAGCATAGAGGAATGCAAAAGAATTTTGAATGATCAACCGGTAACCCTTAAAGATGCGTTTGCGGGTATTGTTACAGCGGTTATTACCAGTCTGCTGGTATTTACCATTGGGTTTGCCATAGGCTGCGCCTCCAGTGCCTGGACCGGACCTTTTGCCTTGCTAGCAGGTATTGCAACAGGATCTACTGCTGAATTGCTTTTTATCAGTGGCGGCTGTGGCGTCACAGTAGGTGCTTTAACTTGTTTTGGCTTCTTTAAAACTTCTTCAATTGGCTCAGCCGAAATTGAGCGTATCGAATCTGCAGCAAGAGCAGAACAAAACCTACTTGCCGTATAG
- a CDS encoding ankyrin repeat domain-containing protein gives MRDLSQLPIFKNSESILADLKEYQDKPEMQEGCKSLVNALHKAEMASSVFFHDDLPKYALIALQDEEINEAQFISMLLIWGAFKDYPQKEQISCQTYHLTEEDKGTKQQLNEFLRIQHVGDNFFGHEVLNDEMDQQAKERLFQSLFNKDVPESERCFYTFTVKNPGEPFGIFEAIARTGFDLFMPRKKKDGAYEFIIPSMTMIQSTLNVLAQKPKKLVARIGDDDFDEVYEMHKQDAHPFGLSFPGKYEKTEADNLKSGRFGFALHDLYHVVLLSFTSEAHKAVFNSMIDLGKKLHAAANNQHKRSYSEAIGSLIDNEFRQFVRGYTLGQATTEQQKRLLNSNEFAVITGMVSLLVKATYYSNQINDFYLEDEKQRGEAEEELIKKIEQINPKHALAEKLQFCCELFAQIFQSNGMLNQQQVQLNRLVDILFSEETVAKTFELDKLNALDFSGFMDAYKITFGVVQQQMLRCLQDPENQKKYPWLKNYFGMAKQFQEAVQSNNVEQIKKLLSDKEYLKYYLSVDRIHGVEPSLVEQAVQLGHIDMVRLLHSAGASLNSLMLIQAVKNKDLKTLQYLLEEGTNPCQPDEKGLTVVDYCLESGDIKGLKAVLAYTSLGRHHLEYLRAKGLKIHPDCLPVLARYDQFKTSLYDIRDCFDADKRKLLLEELVQSNTDGFSYLTQTEFDRSPKEISSSHPEFYQSPSSHMYRNVLSRLEVEEICFLNKHQKLNFNQIDEVDNSVFINLITESTSYDEKKEIERYRLLVTLGADVKYVNPKGESALCQVFKENKFHLVEPLVQDGAKFHFEAAGSMYLNSLLSYLANHPEGSPAFKDALTLMLAHGFDLNKNEAIAISKGWFDLNPTVKFVSPWALMRDNNLQKVNVSPCLRILCVEHGADPNELSFSGNLELNVAINKGWDDYIMLLLSKGADPNKTDSNGLTPLHAAAKKGDEKMMSLLKSFGAQSTVNWRDKTPEEVLKETRSELPVSTLGLFKPVGADISEQQVNHTASLN, from the coding sequence ATGCGCGATTTAAGTCAATTGCCTATTTTTAAAAACTCAGAGTCTATTTTAGCCGATCTCAAAGAATATCAAGATAAACCTGAAATGCAGGAAGGCTGCAAGAGCTTAGTTAATGCATTGCATAAAGCAGAAATGGCTTCCTCGGTTTTTTTTCATGATGACCTTCCCAAGTATGCATTAATTGCACTTCAAGACGAAGAGATAAATGAAGCACAATTTATTTCGATGTTGCTTATTTGGGGTGCATTTAAAGACTATCCGCAAAAAGAGCAAATCTCGTGTCAGACGTATCACTTAACGGAAGAGGATAAGGGCACAAAGCAGCAGTTAAACGAATTTCTACGTATTCAACATGTGGGGGATAATTTTTTTGGGCATGAGGTATTAAACGATGAAATGGATCAGCAAGCTAAGGAACGGTTATTTCAATCCTTATTTAATAAAGATGTTCCAGAATCAGAGCGTTGCTTTTATACCTTTACCGTTAAAAATCCTGGTGAACCATTTGGAATTTTTGAAGCGATTGCTCGAACTGGTTTTGATTTATTTATGCCAAGGAAAAAAAAGGATGGGGCATACGAATTTATTATTCCTTCAATGACCATGATTCAGTCTACTCTCAATGTATTGGCACAAAAACCAAAGAAGCTCGTCGCACGAATTGGTGACGATGATTTTGATGAGGTTTATGAGATGCATAAGCAAGATGCTCATCCATTTGGTCTCAGTTTTCCTGGCAAGTATGAGAAAACAGAGGCTGATAATCTTAAGTCGGGTCGTTTTGGCTTTGCTTTGCATGATCTCTACCATGTGGTGCTCTTATCTTTTACCTCAGAGGCACATAAAGCAGTTTTTAATTCAATGATTGACTTAGGAAAGAAACTGCACGCTGCTGCAAATAATCAACATAAAAGAAGCTATAGCGAAGCAATTGGTTCTTTAATAGATAATGAATTTCGGCAGTTTGTCAGGGGTTATACGCTAGGGCAAGCGACCACAGAGCAGCAAAAAAGGCTTTTAAACAGTAATGAATTTGCTGTGATTACTGGAATGGTGAGTCTTTTAGTTAAAGCAACATACTATTCGAATCAGATCAATGATTTTTATTTAGAGGATGAGAAACAGCGAGGCGAGGCAGAAGAAGAGCTCATTAAAAAAATCGAACAAATTAACCCAAAACATGCACTCGCTGAAAAATTACAGTTTTGCTGCGAGCTATTTGCGCAAATTTTTCAATCTAATGGAATGTTAAACCAACAACAGGTTCAGTTAAATCGTTTAGTTGATATCTTATTTTCAGAAGAAACAGTTGCCAAGACCTTTGAACTCGATAAATTAAATGCACTGGATTTTAGTGGTTTTATGGATGCTTATAAAATTACTTTTGGGGTAGTCCAACAGCAAATGCTGCGTTGTCTGCAGGATCCTGAAAATCAAAAGAAATATCCTTGGCTGAAAAATTATTTTGGTATGGCGAAACAGTTTCAAGAAGCCGTCCAAAGCAATAATGTTGAGCAAATCAAGAAACTGCTTTCAGATAAAGAATACCTTAAATATTATCTAAGTGTTGACCGAATTCATGGTGTAGAACCTTCACTGGTCGAACAAGCGGTGCAACTAGGCCATATAGATATGGTCCGATTACTTCATTCCGCTGGGGCATCATTAAATAGTCTTATGCTGATTCAGGCCGTGAAAAATAAAGATCTTAAAACCTTGCAGTATCTTTTAGAAGAGGGCACTAATCCCTGCCAACCCGATGAGAAAGGACTAACCGTTGTAGATTATTGTCTCGAGTCAGGTGATATCAAAGGATTAAAAGCGGTTTTAGCTTACACCAGCCTGGGACGACATCATTTGGAATACTTGCGGGCTAAGGGGTTGAAAATACATCCAGATTGTCTTCCAGTATTGGCACGTTATGACCAATTTAAGACTTCTCTATATGACATAAGGGATTGTTTTGACGCAGATAAAAGAAAGTTGCTGCTTGAAGAGCTGGTACAATCTAATACCGATGGCTTCTCATACCTAACTCAAACAGAATTTGATCGTTCGCCTAAAGAAATATCTTCAAGTCATCCCGAATTCTACCAATCTCCCAGTTCACATATGTACCGAAATGTTTTGAGCCGTTTAGAAGTTGAAGAAATTTGCTTTTTAAATAAGCATCAAAAACTGAACTTCAATCAAATTGATGAAGTGGATAATTCAGTGTTCATTAACTTGATTACAGAAAGTACGAGCTATGATGAAAAAAAAGAAATTGAGAGGTATCGACTTCTTGTTACGCTTGGAGCGGATGTGAAGTATGTTAATCCAAAAGGAGAGTCGGCCCTCTGCCAAGTATTCAAAGAGAATAAGTTTCATCTTGTTGAACCTTTAGTTCAAGATGGCGCTAAGTTTCATTTTGAAGCGGCTGGTTCAATGTATCTCAATTCATTACTCAGTTATCTGGCGAACCATCCTGAAGGTAGCCCAGCGTTTAAGGATGCATTGACATTAATGTTAGCTCATGGATTTGATCTCAACAAGAACGAAGCGATTGCTATCTCGAAAGGATGGTTCGATTTAAACCCTACGGTTAAATTTGTTAGCCCATGGGCCCTAATGCGAGACAACAACCTCCAAAAGGTAAATGTATCACCCTGCCTGCGCATCTTATGCGTCGAACATGGAGCAGACCCCAATGAATTGAGCTTTAGTGGCAACCTGGAATTGAATGTGGCCATCAACAAGGGATGGGATGACTATATAATGCTTCTATTGAGCAAGGGGGCGGACCCCAATAAAACCGATAGCAATGGCTTAACTCCCTTACATGCGGCGGCAAAAAAAGGAGATGAGAAAATGATGAGCTTGCTAAAAAGTTTTGGTGCTCAATCCACAGTCAATTGGCGAGACAAAACACCAGAAGAAGTATTAAAGGAAACTCGATCAGAACTACCGGTTTCAACTCTTGGTCTATTCAAACCTGTAGGAGCCGATATCTCTGAACAACAGGTTAACCACACGGCCTCTTTAAATTAA
- a CDS encoding DUF3429 domain-containing protein produces MAQKNSLVILLTYLGALPFLIAALCSLLGITELPYLGVIQPLLNSYATLIAGFMAGTIWGYVVRSDSSHSLILLASILIVLILWVLWGNSKALTYPAFLVPIYLLLWCLDYWLLKHQYEDRSYFKMRTGVTVLVIASLLIIYFK; encoded by the coding sequence ATGGCACAAAAAAACAGTCTCGTTATCCTTTTAACCTATTTAGGAGCCCTCCCTTTTCTTATTGCTGCATTGTGCTCTCTTTTAGGAATCACCGAGCTTCCCTATCTCGGTGTCATACAACCTTTGCTTAACTCGTATGCAACACTTATTGCGGGTTTTATGGCCGGAACGATTTGGGGATATGTGGTGCGTTCGGATTCATCTCACAGCCTAATTCTTCTTGCAAGTATTCTAATCGTGTTGATCCTATGGGTCCTATGGGGCAATAGTAAGGCATTGACTTATCCGGCTTTTCTAGTCCCCATTTACCTGCTTCTTTGGTGTTTGGATTATTGGTTGTTAAAACACCAATATGAGGACCGCTCTTATTTTAAGATGCGCACAGGAGTAACCGTTCTGGTCATAGCCAGCTTATTGATAATTTATTTCAAATAA
- a CDS encoding SDR family NAD(P)-dependent oxidoreductase: protein MGHYLVIAASSAIGQSVTTLLTKRGDKVFTTARDNHKINPDFILDASNFDAVTEVFHQVGSIDGVVNCAGSLLLKSAHATRFEDFQACINASLTTSFATVRAAGLVMKKGGSVVLISSAAALVGLANHEAIAAAKAGVIGLAQAAAATYAPNNLRVNVVAPGMVASPLTSPLLTNQLAHNASKAMHPLGRIGTPEDIAQAIIFLLSPENNWITGQVLAVDGGLSHVRPKMKI from the coding sequence ATGGGTCATTATTTGGTTATTGCAGCAAGCAGTGCAATTGGTCAATCGGTTACTACTTTGTTGACCAAGCGTGGCGACAAAGTATTTACCACGGCAAGGGATAACCATAAGATTAATCCTGACTTTATACTCGATGCCAGCAATTTTGATGCAGTTACCGAAGTTTTTCATCAAGTGGGCAGCATTGATGGTGTTGTAAATTGCGCCGGTTCATTACTCTTGAAAAGTGCTCATGCGACAAGATTTGAAGACTTCCAGGCCTGCATTAATGCTTCGTTAACCACCTCATTTGCAACGGTCCGTGCTGCAGGTCTGGTGATGAAAAAAGGCGGTTCAGTAGTATTGATTTCATCGGCAGCCGCATTAGTTGGACTTGCAAATCACGAGGCGATTGCCGCCGCAAAGGCGGGAGTTATAGGTCTTGCTCAGGCAGCAGCAGCTACTTATGCCCCTAATAATTTAAGAGTCAATGTGGTGGCACCAGGAATGGTCGCGAGCCCATTGACCTCTCCTTTGTTAACGAATCAATTAGCGCATAATGCATCCAAAGCAATGCACCCTTTAGGACGCATTGGGACGCCAGAAGATATTGCTCAAGCGATTATATTTTTACTCAGTCCAGAAAATAACTGGATAACCGGGCAAGTTCTTGCGGTGGATGGAGGCTTAAGCCATGTCCGACCCAAGATGAAAATTTAA